Below is a genomic region from Carassius auratus strain Wakin chromosome 2, ASM336829v1, whole genome shotgun sequence.
AAACCCTGAACATCAGTGTGTTTGAACATGCTGAAGTATGCTAGATGAGCACAAATCACCACACATGTAGACACAAGTTAAATAGTTACCACAGTATTTGTATTGCCTAATAATTCAATACCAAGGTGAAATATGACATTCTTCTAGATgtaaaattcagaaatgcattaAGAAAAGACTGCAAAACATCAGTTCACCCCATGTTTGCatagacatttgtaatgtcttCTGACAGCTTTGGTTCAGGCATTTAATGAGTTTAAGATGGCTAGCTTTTGTCCCTCCAGCGGTTGAAGCATAAAACTACATGTACACACACGGGTAGATAAAACTATGAACActtgaatattaaatatacagaTACAGACtaaaaaaatacatgatttgAGGTGTTATTCCTTCTATGCAGAAACATTACGGGTCATGTTTAAAACTTTGGGTTAGGACTAggagctattcctttaataaacaaCACTAATAATCTATTATAGTACTTATGTTACCATGTTTATATGTTAGTAATTCTGCAGGAAGTTTAACTTGTCCACACCCTTCATTTGCCCTTCTCTGCTTTCTGAAATGTGAAGGTATTATTGGACTGGATTCTAGGATCACTGTTGCCGTGTTGACCAAGGCAGTTTCCTAGTGGTTGTTCAGGAATTTTCTTTGACCCGAAACGGATTAAATGTTCCTGCTTCAGCGAACAGTacacctatacacacacacacacacacacacacacacacacacacacatgctgcacaCAAGTGAACAATTACAGCCAAAAACAAATTTTTCAGGaagcaaacaaaaataagaaaatctcAACCCCAAATCTGTCTTCCACAtgtgcacatcaaaaaaaaagaaatattgcatAATGTCAGCAATTTTAAGATAAACATTGCATGAAATATTAAGAGAACGTGTATGTTTGGTTATGTGACTGTGACCAtgtcttttacatttttcaccattttaattacttttttttccgtTTTATATTTCTATCATTATAACAGCAAATGAGAATTTAAGAAAATTTAATATTATAGCAAAAATTCTGTTAAGAGTTTAGCATGTCACATAACTACCCAAATGTAAACGCCATTATCAATATTAATCTTAAATAACAGCCTATTTGATCTTGACAGTCATAACCTCAACTAGACATTAGTCTATTATGGTCAATCTGACAATAACACAATGCAAGGATGCAGGACAGTCGGTTATTTAAAGTGTGACTCACTCAGGACAGTGTTGGCACTTGTTTCCTCAGGATAACATGTCAGAATGCAAAGAGGCAATGTTTAAATACTCCCGAGGGATTCGCTACTGTCACAGTAACACAAGAACACAATATACACAACAGAGCCTCAAGATCCTGGCCTATCATTTACATATGTAAGAGTAACTTTCTGGCCTTAGGATTGTGTTTTGAAGCAACCAGTAATTGTTGCTCTAGAAAAAGGCACAAACAACAAATGAGAGCACAGTTACCCAGCTGGATGTGTGACAGTCATCTGTGACAGTGTGATGTGTGAGATGTTTCAGATGGGACTTAGTCTGGACAGCATATATCAGCTGGGTTGAGTCTGATTCACTCAACCCAAAAGCATTAGCGCTCGGAGTCAACAACAGAGTGTGTATAAGCTCGGTCACATGGAGGATGTCTGacctattttactttttttatttttattttttactgtgtgcTGCATGAATGCTTTATGAGGAGAAACCCTTCTTCTGCTGAGAGACACGGATCATCCTTTAGCCCAGAAATGTCACATCCAGTCAGGATCCAACCATACAGATGACAATTCAACAgacacacactttattttattttttttagaaaacatctAATTTATTCCAAAGAAATTCAAACCTTGAAAACagcatatataaaaaacaaaaacagactaaaATCAGTAATCATGAACAATAGCTACCGTGTGGATCTCTATAGGAATAGAAACCCTGTGTAGAAGTCTAAAcgcagtagtgtgtgtgtgttcagtggaCGTGCAAGTAAACCGATCCCAAAACCACACTGATTTGAAAGCTTTATACTAGAACACACACTAAACAACAGGATATTGTGTTTCTTCTGAGGAAAATGCTTGAGTTTCatctgcatatttaaacatacagATGCATCTTATGATTATAGGTGAccttattttaaatatcacttaagCCCAGATTAACTCAGAAGAGATGGTCCATGTAAGGTTTCTCACGAAGCTTTAAGTATTGCTAAGAAGTCCTCAGAAACGAGCCGGCGACACTGAGTGGTATCTGATGGAGAAGCCAAATGCCCCAGTAATGACCGCTTCCTGTCATGCTACAACACCAGAACACTGAAGCAAATGAAAGTGCAGCTTTAGATACTCAGaagacatcacttcctgtttttgTCATCCTCTGCACCTTGAGATGCTGGGAGCAGAACAAATCTGTGTTTGCAGAGGGTCATCCGGACAAGCGAAAGTCTCATTCGTAAACATTCCAGTGTCGGATTTTTCCTGCGTTACCGCTAAACCATGCTTCTTGTTAGTACCAAAAGGAAGTTAAGGGCTGGCTTCCTgttcctaaagagaagccctcgTTTTTGTTTACAGTCTCTCAAAATTataattcagtcattattcacccacacgtcattccaaaccagcGTGATTTTACAtagtggaacacaaaaaaagagataTTTGTAGAATGGAACTTAATTTACAatacaatgaaagtggatggtGACCATCGCCATTAATCTCTAAAAAGAACAGAAAGATAAAAAACAATACCATAGAAGTCGATTTTTTCCACATAAGCAAAAACTAAATTATCTAAATCATAATTGACATAAACATGCAGAACTATGACATAACTCAAAATTACCAAATCAGTTATTAGGTATAAGTATGATAAGACAACtgaattataatcataattaagGTTTTATctcttaatttaaacttttttagtATGTCAGAAAAGTACCAAAAGCATCACAAATGTATCCTTTTGTAAGTAAAAACAATAGGTTTGTGTGACAAACAGACCAAAACTATAATAACGAGTTATTAATTGTATATTTGCCTCTGCCCTATTTCAAATATGCAGAAACACAAATCAAGTGATGCAACATAGTAACATTTATATATGGCAGTTAAAATGTGGtgttaataataattcacataaaaatgagaaatttatataaaaagtgGAATTACAAGGTAAGAGATTAAATTGTGCAAACAAATGAGAATCGAGAGTTGCAACACTGCATTTTTTccttcacacaaagctattgagTGGCTTTAGAAGACTTACATGGACTACATTAATGGCGATTTTGTCCTTTTTAGAGCATAACAGCCATGGTCAGCATCCACTTTCATTAACATCATTCAaaagatcttcttttgtgttcagcagaagaaagtcatactggttCAAAATGACATGATAATAATGACATTTCAGGTGAATTACTTCACTATTTAAAGCAAGAAATCCTGCAGAGGATGGGATTCCTACTGTACATCATTGCTTTTAAGTATTTagtaaaaactttataaatactTTGGTCGGGCTAAATTTTATCCCTTAAATTTGAAAACTATCATTTGAAGAGTTTAGAGCACAGAAGAGAGTAATAAGCGTTCCCAGTGTGATGTGAAGACACTTTAGAGTCCAGTGGTGTGTAAAATATTCTTTACATGTGTGCAGCACATCAATACAGTGTCTGTACAGGCCGACTGTGTTTTCATTCACACACCTGGAAAACCTTATTCCAACTCCACACACAAATCAAACTCTTGAAGAGCCTGCGATATGTGATTGAAAATGAAGCACTATAGTAGCCGTCTGAGTGAAGaccgtgcgagtgtgtgtgtgtgtgtgtgtggtctcagAGCGTCTGCACCAGCACCGGGAACAGCAGGGACAGATGTTCAGCTCCACGGATGGGCAGTTTGTTCGTGGTGTAGTAATGAATGACTTCAGGGATGGAGTCAAACGGAAAACTGTTCTCTCCCAGGATGAACTTCCCATCACGAGACTGCGAGAACTTAATGTGCATGAACCCGTAACAGCTCCTGAAGAGAGACGGAGGGGGGACAGAAACAGTCTTTGAGTTTATTGCTTTGTACGGCTGACCTGGAACATGTATTCTGTCGTCTGACTGATAGTTGATACTTGTTCAACAAGTAAAAGGGCTTTTAGTATAATCGCACAAACATCCAGCTTCAGCTTGATCAAACTAAGCATATAAATGTCATCTTAAGATATTATTGGGAGATACATATATTCATATGCACTTTATGTCAGTAGTCTGTTATAGATATttgatttatattcattaaaagatgtCAGAACTTCATCCTACTTTCTAGACATATACATTTCAGAATCTGCACCAAATTGCGtatttttgctctgttttgaGATTCAGAGTCAAATTACAGAGGGGTGAAAATGACTTCAGCATCATAATACTTTTACACAGAGACTTGTAGGTctattagtaaaatctgttgactaGCAGTCTtagtttaacctgttaaatgtcaccccgtcccgtattccggacgcctacgttgactatactatattacaatcaaatctaatctaatcttgacaaactatatatcgttggaaaggtctaagactcccaaatatatattttaccaatattttttgttaaaaaatatgtaggaaatgtaatagatgaatttatgacaagagtgcaccctcagaaatctacattacaaaaggagctttgacctttgtttaaaaataagacttcctcgttgcctttttctctatcacattttagaaatcatcagaagttatatatcacttgaaaacataaaatctcaaaattcatccttgaaaacccattttaaaatcagacattgcattaccatgtaaatggtacatcaaaatcatgttacaaaatgttttcagtcatgaattataaaaatgtaggtttgtatcatgcaaattcaagtctatcttcaaaaacgtgagtgacagttaacaggttaattatGTACCAATGGTGATCATTCAAAAATTGGGATATAgcacttttcaagttttttttctccaatgttTGCATGCCATAAACTTCTGATGTATCAAAtacgattttttttaaatgttgtctaaaggttcaataataatgaaaaaaaatacattgatttatttcaaGGCAGAAGTTACTAAAGTCACTTAAAGTTAAagttactaaaataattaaaaataaataatgaaatataatttcaaatataaatataatatatatttttaaagtataaatataaaaaatcacatagcaaaattactcaatttaaataaaaaacaattaaaagattaataaacaatataagtagtactaaaataacactgaaatggAAGCAGTAAAGAAATTGGAGATATGTGAAAATGAAAGTCaagaatacaattattaaagGTTTATGGTTTCTGAGTGATATTGCaaggaaaaataattaaatgagatAAAGTACTTAATTTACTGGATCTTTTCACAataggaattatgataataattaatatataaacaattatatttatgtattaaatgagtatatattgtcaattatacaataaaaatacaattaaaagacaaaattaaaatatcatgATGTAAGATTTTGCTCATATTGCTCACCCCCATAAAACTGAAAACAAgccacactattttttttttttttgggggggggggactacATTATTAATAACATGCTAAACATATTCAGACCCACACAAAACACCTCAAACCTGAATATATTAGACAGAGCTAGAATAGCTAGATGGAACTGCCCTCCAGCAGTAGAATATGCATGCAGCATGAGGGGGAAAGAAATCAGAGCAGATatagatagaaaaaaataaaaagaggtgCACCAGCTGGCTGCTAGTgcattgctagggtgttcaggcTGGTTGCTAGTTAGTTGCTTAGTGGCCAATATCCAATTAAAACCACTCTCAAGTCTCTATAGCATTTTGATTTCTAGATGACTCTGGTCCCTCCTTCAATGCAAACTAATGGAATTCTATTGTCAATattgtaataaaacaaatatcagATGCTTCTTTTAGAGCAGCTGTAgtacaacaaacaaaaatgtacatttagagTAATTACAGTAGTCCAAAATCATCTCAATATTTTGTGTCTAGAGAATCACTAAAGACTGATGGAGAAAGAGATACATGAACCTAGATTAGCAGAAACAATATGCTCTATTTACAGCGTCACTGTTTCATGAAACAAAAGTGAATGTGGGACAAATACTTCAATTACTATACCTCTGAAAACAACCACAACACAGCTAGTGGTTTCATTTACGGCACACTAATGGAACGCCCAGATCATTTGTTTCTAGAAAGATGTCATTTTGTACTCAGGGACTGAAACAGACCTTAGGTGATCAGTGAACTGCAGCagacattgattaaaaaaatgaaagagacAAAACTGTCTACTTGTGAGGGAATGACTAAGCTACTCATTCCACAGAGCAGTGTGAATGATGGCACTGGATGAGTTTTTGGGTTGTAAGACAGTACCTGAGAGACAGCGAGTAGTCGTTTCTGCTGCTCTGGCTTTTCCTCACCAGGTAACTGCACTCCTTACACAGCGTAAGCAGAGATTCAGCTTCTGAGCGAGTCAATGCACCGTGGTaccatctgaaacacacacacacacgggccaCTATTAGGGTTTTCACAAAACCAATCCTTCAGCGCTCAAAACATATCTTTAAACTTACGATCTGCAAAGGATTGCAAACATATGTCCAAATACTCAATTAAATGTCAAAGTAATTTACGAattttttccacaaaaacattttttgtcatttcCTGTGGTTGTTTGGATGTAGAAAAACACATGTAGCAGAAAACATATGATTCATGTTTGAATTTTCTTCAGTCAGTGGCCATAAATCTTCATAATTCCACCCTTGACATCAGGATAAGGCATAAATAATGTCTTCTGAATCATCTGTACATGCGATAAAGCACTAAGAATTTAAAAATAGTTGTAATTTGGCTCAGAGGAAGGCACAAATCTTATCTTTGTGGCAGTTTTTCTTGTGATGCTTTGAAATACATCCCATTTTGTGAGAAAGTGTGCAGAGTGCAAAACATGCACGTTTCTTTTAAATTAGCAGCCCAGAATGtgtaattaaagggacagttcacccaataatgaaaaattaccccatgatttactgaCCTTCAGCATGACTTTGTTATTTCATATGAATACATTCGGACTTATAAAGTAATGTTTCACCATACCACATCATTatgtttaatcatttgacaaTAATGTCATGATGTTATTTGTGCTTAAATAGTACAACTGTGCACTTGTACATCTGCCAGGTTCCTGTGTTAAATACATTCATGTGTAAACACATACACCTGTTTCTCCAGGGGCAGTGTGGGATCCACCCTCTCTCCCAGGATGGGCTTGTGAAGACTGGTGGCTCTGCTGAATGGAGGGCTGATTCTGGACGCACCTGTCTTCATCGGTGCCTCGTCATGGGGCAGTGTACATTGTTCCCAGTCTCTGGCTTCAAAACTTACTATAACACATTCAAAAAAGGGTCagactttagtttggggaccaattctcactattaactgacTTTCAACCACATTTTttgcctcaataaattcctaatttgctgctttgCTGCTTACACTTATTAATAGTCAGCAAAGTAGTTGTTAAGTCTACTGTATGTATGGGGTAGGATAACAGGATCTAGTATACGGTCAAAATAAGACATTAgaatgtgctttataagtgctaataaacagccaatatgctaaaaATATACACGTTATTAAGCaacttgttaatagtgagaacttaAGCTtccttaaaaaacaattataaacaacCTTTTTAAATTGCAAGCAAAAAGAGCaggttaaaaaaatatgcatatacattaaaaatgaacaaactgagTGTTTTCtactaaaacaaatatttattattacatttttgacaagtattttttttttttttttacaattacttgaattattatttaaatatgggtcacactttattttaagatccaattctcattattaattaaccattaactattacttttgcctcaattaattcctaatttgctgcttattaatagtttataatgtagttgttaagtttagagtATTGGGTAAGAGTATAGAggccatgcattatatgtactttataagcactaataaacagccactatgttaataataggcatgctaataagcaactagttattagtgagaattggaccttatactaaagtgttatcaaaatatgatttacttattataaacttatacaaatttaaaaaatgcattattgctGCAAATGTTACTACAAAACAATTatagaatataaaaatgcaatcaaaaagatatacattaatttcaaatattacacatttttataagtaaaattgtatatttttattaataattaaatgtgatttaattgctttaccccccccccccctccaccaGCCTCCCATAAAATTATAGATGTATTAAATTATGCAGTATatcttcaaattaaattatattttggaaattagTGAAACTAAAAACAGTTAAGAACAACTACATTTttgtgcaattattttttaaaaatggcattaccattatatatttatgattaagGGTTTGTTTAAATCACTATCCCTCATTATAAGCAATAAAGCAAACAACACTAGTTACTCTCTCCCAAGCAGCACTGTTCCTGCTGGCTTGGTAAAGAAGCTCTAGTCAAGTTTATGAGGAATATGCATCTGACAGAGCGTGAAAAATACACAAGCAACTGGCAATCTGATCAGAAGTGGTGAAATGCGAGAGatgatctgagtgtgtgtgtgtgtgtgtggggaatGTGATGCAGCGCAGAAGTCCCACAGTGGATCTGATCTTTCTGCATGACTGCTCTACTTCTCTCCTCTACTCCCGTCTCCATCAACAAACTCCACACATCCCTCTCCTCACAACACAATCACAGATATCTTCCTTTCTCAAGTGCAAGATAAAAGACAGACTGCACCTTCAGATCATTTTATTCAAAGCAGACAAATCCAATGTTTAAAGCTGCGACTGACAACTACCGTGCTTAGAATTTATCTGTTGACGCATCAAACTTTAGTCAGGGTTCAAAACTTAACTacaatttttaaattataattaatattaaaattataaaaaaatatagtgaACTAtagttaaattagtttatttaataatattcaataCTATTCATTATTATAAACTGCAAATCTATAAAGAAATACTACTAATATtaaactaatattactaataataaaacattattatttaataagttatttgatttattattattatttattttaaaatacagaaattaatgTATTGTTATTGATAGTAAGTAGTATATTACTATTGCTATCATACTATCAAGTAAACGATTCAGATATGcattattgtataatattatttttattatttatttatttatttatatatatatatatatatatatatatatatatatatatatatatatatatatatatataaataacaataaaattggaTAATTATGGCTGTTTTAATTTCTTTGCTTTCAACTGCTAAACCtcagagcttttattttggcagaaaaccAACGGAAGCTGCTCTAAAACACCAGCCAAATGTCAAAGAACACTTTTAATATTTGCCATCTGCTGACTGTTCATTTTGTAACCTGCCTGTAGTGTAGTCAACTGCATTTTCAAAAGAGGATGAAATGGAGCCCATCTCTACCCAGCAAAATGTCTTACCAGCGAAGGCTTTGGAGATGTTGTCTTTCTTCCACTCCCAGGGCTGGTCGTACTCATCCGCCGGCCTGTCGTCGTCCTGGGGCAGACGACGCTCTCTCTCGTCCTCCACTGGGGCGGTCTGGGGCCGAACTCTCTCCTCGTACGGGCTGTCGTAGAGCTGTGGGCTGTTTCTACCGTCATCTGTGCTGTGCTGGAGCTCTGACATATGACAAACACAGTAAAGAGATAGTTtcaggtgactttgtttcttcagtagaacacaaactgagatttttagcagtctatcagtcttataatgtaagtggatgggaatcacggctaaaacatattaaaaaataaaaaataaaaaacgcagacttaaaagtgcattaccgccagctttctctcaagtggaccattgacactcctaattgagattgtagatagagtgtcaacgGTCCATTTGACAgaaaggtggcggtaatgcacttttaagtctgcaatccgccataaagcaagaagaagaagatgcctcagGCACCTGCTAGAGAACatgctcaggagagttctaacaggtcagacattgcatgaatcagaggtaatatatatatatatatatatatatatatatatatatatatatatatatatatatatatatatatatatatatactgttcagtttcttgcacaggccaatcattttgtgtctttacacatcaatgtatcgtcacgagctgcagggtttagtttggttttgtttgagaatgtttttttatttttttattgtatgttttagccgtgattcccatccacttacaatATAAGACATTTGGACTGCAATGGTGAGTGAATAAGGACTGGAGTTGTCAAGCTCTGAAAAACATCCAAATGTTACCGCAGACCAGACCACAAATTACAACATACTGGAATAACAATGGTTGATTGTATGCTCTCTTTGGGATTCTAAGAGGTCTAGTGGGAAATTGCTGTACCGCTTATGAATTGCTGGGCCTCAAACGGCTCCATGTAACTGCTGCAGGCTTCGACCGCGTTCTGCTCCCAGCCGGGTCTGGGCCGCAGGTCCGGTCTGGCGTCAAACGGGTCTGAGTAATCAGTCTCCCTGACCACAGGAGCCGAGGGAACCACCTGGTGAAAAGAATAAAGATAATAATGATCATATGATTCAGAAACGAAGATAACTGCAGAGTTTTACACAGTATGCTATTTTGCTAGCTCATGTTAACAGACGAAGCATTTTCAATCCAGCATTTTCATCCACTACGGTTATTAAAGTTAACtagtaaaaaagaagaaaaaaaaggaactgatggactaaaataatctaaaactgaaatataattaaacactACATTGACTTTGAGATGTACTATTATTAcacagcaaaattactaaaacgagttactaaaataaaaaataaataaaaaaacaatattaaattagtcaaacttgaattttttttatagtaatacaaattaaataaaattgtaaatttaataaaaaaaaaaaataaaaaaaacatttatataatccttaaccacaaaaaaagaaaagaaaatgtaaagacCGCAGCTCTTGAACCGTTTGTTCAACAAACAAAATCATGGTCTTTTTTGAAAGCAGACACTTGAAAGAATACGTCGTAAATAATCCTAAAATGTAGTCAAAAGGActtattttatgtttcttttttgtcCAGACTGAATTACATTATGCTTAAATTGCACAAAAAAgcgcatcactttttttttccactgaagaACAAAGagataaatgaaacaaaatttggAGTGActtaacattttcatttgtagACACACAATCCATTTAAAACCGAAACGAGTGAGTGAGGGGGTTGGTGTGAGAGTCTATAAATCCCGCAGGCATTGGGATTAAATGTATTTGGGTTAATGAAATTGATCCCCAACACTCACACCCTTCACCTCTGCTGAGAAAAGACAATTATTACCGGCCGAGCTCAGGAAACAGGAGCAAATTGTGTG
It encodes:
- the LOC113112763 gene encoding SH2 domain-containing adapter protein F-like, whose protein sequence is MAKWFRDHLSFGSRKGPPQPPKPDYTESEILRAYRAQRELDFEDPYEPSENRVLNGSGSVEPFPAFGAVLSNGVEVKIVSPKHRLIKVESQEFGNSKIPLNIVTFEEPQAPVVPSAPVVRETDYSDPFDARPDLRPRPGWEQNAVEACSSYMEPFEAQQFISELQHSTDDGRNSPQLYDSPYEERVRPQTAPVEDERERRLPQDDDRPADEYDQPWEWKKDNISKAFAVSFEARDWEQCTLPHDEAPMKTGASRISPPFSRATSLHKPILGERVDPTLPLEKQVWYHGALTRSEAESLLTLCKECSYLVRKSQSSRNDYSLSLRSCYGFMHIKFSQSRDGKFILGENSFPFDSIPEVIHYYTTNKLPIRGAEHLSLLFPVLVQTL